Proteins encoded in a region of the Tubulanus polymorphus chromosome 10, tnTubPoly1.2, whole genome shotgun sequence genome:
- the LOC141911763 gene encoding ORM1-like protein 1, with the protein MQVGTDGGTNPTETYFNSKGMWVTYILIIFFFHLIILSIPFFTVATAWTLTNLLHNVLMFLYLHIEKGTPFETCDQGKNRVLTVWEQFDHGEQLTATKKFLTVVPIVLFFLASLYTKYDPYHFTLNASTLILLALVPKLPQLYKKRLFGINKY; encoded by the exons ATGCAGGTCGGAACAGACGGAGGCACGAATCCTACGGAAACGTACTTTAACAGTAAAGGAATGTGGGTCACGTACATCCTCATCATTTTCTTCTTTCATCTCATCATTCTCAGCATCCCGTTCTTCACCGTGGCGACAGCGTGGACGCTTACCAATCTACTGCACAACGTT ttaatgtttttgtatCTGCACATCGAGAAGGGAACTCCGTTTGAAACGTGCGATCAGGGTAAGAACCGCGTGTTGACCGTCTGGGAACAGTTCGACCACGGCGAGCAACTAACGGCTACAAAAAAATTCCTCACTGTCGTTCCTATTGTACT ATTTTTCCTGGCGAGTCTCTACACAAAATACGATCCGTATCACTTCACGTTGAACGCGTCGACGTTGATTCTGTTGGCGCTCGTGCCGAAATTACCGCAGCTCTACAAAAAACGATTATTCggaattaataaatattga
- the LOC141912179 gene encoding transmembrane protein 218-like — MALVLGMGVGIIVLAFIWIFCLFTALALARAEGLAKFGCVGMLLLAVVITLILWYIPREPPSGIIEDIKIYDYMFIARVTLLTFFSLMVFVGTGFMLSQWLAVPITGKPMRKVKIT, encoded by the exons ATGGCGCTCGTATTGGGTATGGGTGTTGGTATTATCGTACTGGCGTTTATCTGGATATTCTGTCTATTCACAGCACTCGCGCTCGCCAGAGCTGAAGGACTCGCCAA GTTTGGTTGCGTTGGTATGTTGCTGTTAGCCGTGGTAATAACGTTGATTTTATGGTATATACCTCGAGAGCCGCCTTCAGGAATCATTGAAGACATCAAG atttacGATTATATGTTCATAGCTCGCGTGACGCTGCTGACGTTTTTCTCGTTGATGGTATTCGTCGGGACCGGGTTCATGTTGAGTCAATGGTTGGCCGTACCGATCACCGGCAAACCGATGAGAAAAGTGAAAATCACCTGA
- the LOC141911836 gene encoding E3 ubiquitin-protein ligase UBR3-like: protein MMAGGQHDHAANALMKRGKRPLAVYMKAQCLRIVGKNNCQQLHDLLDHLLDPREPFDYERIDWCRWLIAGGATFDDFAKTVRMYDNAVTCGLVWTANFVAYRCRTCGISPCMSLCAECFQASDHQGHDFNMFRSQAGGACDCGDVSVMNPDGFCPRHGPNRTSQQHSVPPDLLVIAEEMMPRLLWRFIQHLRGNSKPEMLDTFLVAMEDADQYLTFLHTLSDMGAAMRHVFTSAMTNTQVYKNFNESRRGQTSTHNASPSSSTADVDFDEELQINYETAIESLRFPPMPEELPELARQQSKLVHTNLLEELVFWMVKFEFPQKIVTLLLSILPDDAYKEAFTRTFVQHYSRISIALVNSIDRQTISNRVVHISVQLFSNESIASKIAEQYQLIHVMIASLNHMLKNILTESTLQVAECNLHMVVDCSKDILRDHCYWPVVSDLINLLSHSSIANQIFDDLKMMPMWLELISYFQGMNLNVRELSQHVEYEPDTYYAAFSAELEICASPMWSLLVHLKNKGDEERCKRIIKMIVSALQHWFNVIDVNSNTVPNSRQISFHLPLHRYLAAFLSQAVCVLDIPLSDVLPSSDQLKQLLIHPLQIQVAFYEIFCGLWVRNGLQIKGQAMTYIQCHFCNSLVDADIFLLQVCAAYLDPEFVLKSIFERFHVFDWVTLSPIPTLSPRLQHEDALLEGCLTFLATLLGFRNHWGIGEEELTRIEMVTLLCVSDRTHSQLMDLMPEKCGLSGQTKQFEPILRQIGDYKAPNFEAGGGTMQQGMYVPKELVWNEDFDPMYVSLRAVHRRDFQSAMDRYTTAMRQSGKYSGKGSPWPPFRLPRKPPAALAGLNNILNSRNLHSVLFTILYKALTQSHIPEGVLYLAIYLLEIAVKNAPPTANDGTTTPSSLSTDVKDRVLSDWFPSDSIIRNIGHTIESVSTLVMKTGLTDSQQQTDLQQAPSTQNEFTQTDSASASTSTAVTAAMGATGAIVLPTLPQDGPHSTALFVGIPTPLSDYNALSIIQQVIDNADDEQTDFEPSRAAMRRLLARSFNNRQVRIDESILSLLVKLHAKLSDRGSAYAVDRGRLPSSSRVGDGEFFIGNLLDSIVQTDNRLAEQVDAICKSLMPTGGESPKMEDQEERRRKARERQRKLMAEMASKQKAFLAAAMETEGPDGVSGDMDAMDADSQLEPDSSLARFENTYDCVICSQTTPSTEERPLGLVTLAQSTSVLGHRRQTPDAQVLPVNDKMTTSFYSATCRAINDNWRKMLKSYFEERFALLSVNMGWEGGVSVQTCGHYIHLDCYRSYMQSLVSDEHLLHMNQMLAVDKGEYRCPVCRKLANTIIPVAPDTRHCAMSKQIPTDSTALVRELAQLLDKRPFTPGHNSLTAAMGKAMEDINNATYQKYKNYSTTNLPEGVQLFVHSVARSNLELELLNCGGRLGLQQEQTHRSALVPLIQVLSMHSKILTTKPHSDLWAQITGVCCHVEEQTSSVQVYQKEVPLLLKDVTALLVQLHLALPPLVEKEYFQCIVKVLYNVLYVKALAVMSCKFTEEERDAWRRKVQQVSTQTLEGLLNLVIGQFVLSQLYSDVEMNQDTPAICQTVWSPHSVESSVQDYCLPFVRIASLLMHHVYDEALPDIQNSDCEFALLCNYLGLGTTTPGSDPRQFQSAAAITWFTDKPRSLIRTWCIEFTNFVAKNEMVARNLLLVNPVFYPPRLYALPNEYDAIFQYYRRKTCSTCLQQPKEPALCLVCGQLLCFKESCCKSQGMYECVQHSINCGAGTGLYLVVNSSVVVLIRGDRATLWGSVYLDEYGEEDKDLKRGKPLYLSDDRYKLLQQQWINHSFDHTCKKWIWHQDRL, encoded by the exons ATGATGGCTGGCGGGCAGCACGACCATGCCGCTAATGCGCTAATGAAGCGAGGCAAGCGACCGCTGGCCGTTTACATGAAAGCTCAATGTTTGAGAATCGTCGGAAAAAACAACTGTCAACAGCTTCACGATTTACTGGATCACCTGCTCGACCCTAGAGAACCCTTCGATTACGAGCGTATCGACTGGTGTCGTTGGTTGATTGCAGGGGGCGCCACGTTCGACGATTTTGCTAAAACTG TGCGTATGTACGATAACGCTGTAACGTGCGGTCTCGTTTGGACGGCTAATTTCGTCGCGTATCGCTGTCGAACGTGCGGCATCTCGCCGTGTATGTCGCTGTGCGCCGAGTGTTTCCAGGCCAGCGATCATCAGGGTCACGATTTCAACATGTTCCGCAGTCAGGCAGGGGGCGCTTGCGACTGCGGCGATGTCAGCGTCATGAACCCAGACGG attttGTCCTCGCCACGGTCCGAACCGGACTAGTCAGCAGCATTCCGTTCCTCCGGACTTGCTCGTCATCGCGGAAGAAATGATGCCGCGGTTGCTATGGCGATTCATCCAGCATCTACGCGGAAATTCGAAACCCG AGATGTTGGATACGTTCCTGGTTGCTATGGAAGATGCTGATCAGTATCTGACGTTTCTACACACTCTCAGTGATATGGGCGCCGCTATGCGACATGTTTTCACATCAGCCATGACCAACACGCAAGTTTACAAAAATTTCAACGAAA GTCGTCGAGGGCAGACGTCTACCCACAATGCATCACCTAGTTCGTCAACGGCAGACGTTGATTTCGACGAAGAATTACAGATAAATTACGAGACGGCGATCGAATCGTTGAGGTTTCCTCCGATGCCCGAAGAATTACCCG AACTGGCGCGACAGCAGAGTAAACTTGTCCACACGAACTTGTTAGAAGAGCTCGTCTTCTGGATGGTAAAATTCGAATTTCCTCAGAAGATCGTCACTCTACTGTTGAGTATCTTACCAGACGACGCCTACAAG GAAGCGTTCACGCGTACGTTTGTTCAACACTACAGTCGTATATCGATAGCGCTGGTGAATTCCATCGACCGGCAGACGATCTCAAACCGGGTCGTACACATCAGCGTTCAGCTGTTCAGCAACGAATCGATCGCGTCGAAGATCGCCGAACAATATCAGCTCATACACGTGATGATCGCTAGTTTAAATCACATGCTGAAAAATATACTCACCGAGAGTACGTTACAAG TTGCAGAATGTAATTTACACATGGTAGTTGATTGTAGTAAGGATATACTGAGGGATCACTGTTATTGGCCGGTAGTTAGTGATCTGATTAATCTACTATCACACTCGTCTATAGCTAATCAAATATTCGACGATCTGAAAATGATGCCCATGTGGCTCGAActgatttcttattttcaag GAATGAATTTGAACGTACGCGAGTTGTCTCAACACGTAGAATATGAACCGGACACGTATTATGCTGCGTTCTCGGCTGAGTTAGAAATATGTGCGTCGCCGATGTGGTCTCTACTCGTACATCTCAAAAACAAG ggCGACGAAGAGCGCTGTAAACGTataataaagatgatagtCTCCGCTCTGCAGCATTGGTTCAACGTTATAGACGTCAATTCGAATACGGTG CCGAATAGTCGTCAGATATCGTTTCATTTACCGCTGCATCGTTATCTGGCGGCGTTTCTCAGTCAGGCCGTCTGCGTGCTCGACATCCCGTTATCGGacgtgctgccatctagtGACCAATTGAAACAACTACTCATTCATCCTTTACAAATACAG GTGGCGTTTTACGAGATATTCTGCGGTCTATGGGTGCGAAACGGGTTACAAATCAAAGGACAAGCGATGACCTACATACAGTGTCATTTCTGTAACAGTCTCGTAGACGCCGACATCTTCCTCTTACAG GTTTGCGCTGCGTATTTAGATCCCGAGTTCGTTTTgaaatcaatatttgaaagattCCACGTATTTGATTGGGTAACGTTGAGTCCGATTCCCACGTTGTCGCCACGGTTACAGCACGAGGATGCATTGTTGGAAGGCTGTCTGACATTCCTCGCCACACTGCTCGGTTTCCGTAATCATTGGG GTATTGGGGAAGAAGAATTAACACGTATCGAAATGGTTACTCTGTTATGCGTTAGTGATCGCACGCATTCACAATTGATGGATCTGATGCCAGAGAAATGCGGCTTGAGCGGACAAACGAAACAGTTTGAACCCATTCTCAGACAG ATTGGTGACTATAAGGCTCCTAATTTCGAGGCTGGTGGTGGTACTATGCAACAGGGCATGTATGTGCCTAAAG AATTAGTTTGGAATGAAGATTTCGACCCGATGTATGTTTCTTTGAGAGCCGTTCATCGCAGGGACTTTCAGAGCGCCATGGATCGATATACTACGGC AATGCGTCAGTCTGGTAAATACAGCGGTAAAGGAAGTCCGTGGCCGCCGTTCCGTCTGCCGAGGAAACCCCCAGCGGCTCTCGCCGGATTGAACAACATTCTCAACAGTAGAAACCTTCACAGCGTCTTATTCACAATTCTCTACAAG GCATTGACTCAATCGCATATACCAGAGGGTGTTCTGTATTTGGCGATTTATTTGCTGGAAATAGCGGTGAAGAACGCGCCCCCTACCGCGAATGACGGAACTACTACGCCGTCGTCGTTATCAACGGACGTAAAAGATAGAGTTTTGAGCGATTGGTTCCCGAGCGATTCGATTATTCGTAATATCGGACACACGATCGAGAGCGTGTCGACGCTGGTGATGAAAACAGGGCTGACGGATTCACAACAGCAGACGGATTTACAGCAGGCGCCATCTACGCAGAATGAATTCACTCAAACAG ATTCGGCGTCTGCCTCGACTTCGACAGCGGTCACCGCCGCGATGGGAGCAACGGGCGCGATAGTTCTTCCGACTCTTCCTCAAGACGGGCCTCACTCGACCGCGTTATTCGTTGGAATACCGACTCCCCTTTCCGATTACAACGCCCTATCAATCATACAACAAGTCATCGACAACGCCGACGATGAGCAGACGGATTTCGAACCGTCGCGCGCGGCGATGCGTCGTCTGCTCGCGCGTAGTTTCAACAATCGTCAAGTTCGAATCGACGAGAGTATTCTATCGCTGCTCGTGAAGCTGCACGCGAAACTTTCGGACCGTGGCAGCGCGTACGCGGTCGACCGCGGCCGTCTGCCGTCGTCGTCTCGCGTCGGTGACGGTGAATTCTTCATCGGGAATCTGTTGGATTCGATCGTGCAGACGGACAACCGGTTGGCTGAACAGGTCGACGCGATTTGTAAGAGTTTGATGCCGACCGGCGGTGAGTCCCCGAAGATGGAGGATCAAGAGGAAAG ACGTCGTAAAGCGCGGGAAAGACAACGTAAATTAATGGCTGAAATGGCGTCGAAACAGAAAGCATTCTTGGCCGCTGCCATGGAAACAGAAGGACCAG ATGGCGTCAGCGGTGACATGGATGCGATGGATGCGGACTCACAACTGGAACCGGACTCATCCCTGGCTCGTTTTGAGAATACGTACGATTGCGTCATCTGTAGCCAGACGACACCGAGTACGGAAGAGCGCCCTCTAGGACTTGTTACTCTCGCGCAGTCAACTAGCG TTTTGGGACACAGACGACAGACGCCCGACGCTCAAGTGCTTCCCGTCAACGACAAGATGACGACGTCGTTTTACAGCGCCACCTGTCGCGCGATTAACGACAACTGGCGTAAGATGTTGAAGTCGTATTTCGAGGAGCGCTTCGCGTTGTTATCGGTGAATATGGGCTGGGAGGGCGGAGTGAGCGTTCAAACCTGCGGACATTATATACATTTAGACTGTTATCGCAGCTATATGCAATCGTTAGTG TCGGATGAACATTTGCTGCACATGAATCAAATGTTAGCCGTCGATAAAGGTGAATATCGCTGCCCGGTGTGCCGTAAACTAGCCAACACTATCATACCGGTCGCCCCGGATACGAGACACTGCGCGATGTCGAAACAGATTCCAACCGACTCGACGGCTCTCGTCCGCGAACTAGCGCAATTATTGGATAAACGACCTTTCACACCG GGTCACAACAGTTTAACGGCTGCGATGGGTAAAGCTATGGAAGACATAAACAACGCCACCTATCAAAAGTATAAGAACTACAGCACGACGAATCTTCCGGAAGGCGTTCAGTTGTTCGTTCATTCGGTCGCTCGTAGTAACCTTGAGTTAGAACTGTTAAACTGCGGAGGTCGACTCGGTTTACAACAAGAGCAGACGCATCGATCAGCTCTAG TGCCGCTGATACAGGTTTTGAGTATGCACAGTAAAATACTGACCACTAAACCTCACAGCGATCTGTGGGCTCAAATCACTGGTGTTTGTTGTCACGTAGAGGAACAAACTTCAAG CGTACAAGTTTATCAAAAAGAGGTGCCGTTACTGTTGAAAGATGTGACGGCTTTACTGGTTCAATTACACCTAGCCCTTCCACCACTTGTTGAAAAAG aatatttccagtgtatcgtgAAGGTTCTTTATAATGTGTTATACGTTAAAGCATTAGCTGTGATGAGTTGTAAATTCACCGAGGAAGAGCGCGACGCCTGGAGACGCAAAGTGCAACAG GTGTCGACGCAGACTCTTGAGGGATTGTTGAATCTGGTTATCGGACAATTCGTTCTAAGTCAACTTTATTCCGATGTAGAAATGAATCAAGATACGCCAGCG atATGTCAGACAGTGTGGTCTCCTCACAGCGTCGAGTCCTCGGTTCAGGATTATTGTTTGCCGTTCGTACGGATTGCTAGTTTATTGATGCACCACGTTTACGACGAGGCCCTTCCCGACATACAG AATTCGGATTGTGAATTTGCATTGTTGTGTAACTATCTGGGTTTGGGCACGACGACGCCTGGCAGCGATCCGCGCCAATTTCAGAGCGCCGCGGCCATCACGTGGTTTACCGATAAACCCCGCTCGCTGATTCGCACCTGGTGCATCGAATTTACAAACTTTGTCGCTAAGAATGAAATGGTGGCAAGG AATTTGTTACTGGTGAATCCGGTGTTTTACCCGCCGAGGTTGTACGCGCTGCCGAACGAGTACGACGCGATATTCCAGTACTACAGACGTAAAACGTGTTCGACCTGTCTCCAACAGCCGAAAGAACCGGCGCTGTGTCTCGTCTGCGGTCAGCTGCTGTGTTTCAAGGAGTCGTGCTGTAAATCGCAGGGAATGTACGAATGCGTTCAG CATTCGATAAATTGCGGAGCCGGAACGGGATTATATCTCGTCGTCAACTCGTCGGTGGTTGTTCTGATTCGCGGAGACCGCGCGACCTTGTGGGGATCGGTTTATCTCGATGAATACGGAGAAGAGGATAAAGATTTAAA